The Haloplanus sp. CK5-1 genome segment CCCCGACGGCCGCCTCGACGACCGACAGCGAGAGCTGTCCCCGACCCCTACGCATCGACGGTCACCGTCAGCGTCCGTGCCTCGACGGTCACCGGCCGATACGTCACTGCGACGCGCCCGGTCGCGTTCGCGCCGGCGTCGACCCGGAGCGTCGTCGGTTCGTACCGCGAGAGTCGGGTGGTCGCACTCATGTCGAGGCCGCCGTCGTCGTGGAGGACGACCCGGTCGTTCGCCCGGACGGTCCGAATCGTGGTGTTCGGCCCGGGGTCGATGTCGACGGTCACCCGATCGACGCGTCGGGGGACGCGAATCGTCGATCCGTTGTCGAGGCCGTCGACTCGTCGCGTCTCCTCGGACCGGGAGACGACCACGACGCTCCGCCGGACGGTCGTCCCGCCGCCGGGCGCGCCACGGACGACGACCGGGTCGCCGTCGATGGCGACCCGGACGTCGGCTCCGGCGACCGGGGGTGAGAGGTCGTCGAGGTGCGTCGCGTTCAGGCCGCCGACCGCGTCGGCGTCGAGGGCGTTCGCCCGGACGGTCGTCGGGGCGTCGGCGGCGACCAGTCGGTCCGCGGTCGCTCGGGCGGCGTGGCGTTCGCCCGGGTCGCGGTCGGCCTCGGCGAGGGCGGCGTCGGCGAACGTGACCCCGAGGACCGTCGCGCCGGTCAGGAGGACGAGCGCGACGGCGAGAGAGAGCAGGTTGGTCTGTCCCCTCACGAGAGGATCACCCGGATACGGTCGTTCCCACCCCGAACGCGGATCCGGGCGGGGTCGTCGCTCTCCCACGACCCCTCGACCGAGATAACTCGGTCGGGGAGCGCAAGGCGGACGCGCCCGCCGAGGTCGGCGTCGGGATGGTCGAGGACGAGCGTCCGGTTCACCGCGCGGATCCGGTAGGTGGACCGCCCGATCGTGTCGGGGAGAGAGACGGTCCGGGTCACGTCGACGGCAGTCGACGGCGGTGGGACGGACGATTCGACTCCCTCGGCGGCCGACGCGAGGGTTCGGTCGCCCACCTCCGTGGCGGCCGCGGTCCGGTAGTCGGGGAGGACGCCGCCGTGGAGGGTGGTCACCAGCGAGGCGACGTACAGGAGGACGATCGCGGCCTCCAGTCCCTTCCCGACGACGGGCGTGACCCCCCGGTCGCGGTCACGACTCATCCACCCACCTCCACGTTCAGGTCGTGGACGAACAGGTAGACCTCCTCGACGTCCGGGAACCGCGCGACGACGCTCGGGACACCGTCGTCGTCGAACGACCGACGAGTGGTCGTCGCACCAACGGCGTCGAACCGCCGCTCCCAGACCCCGGGTGTGCGGGTTTCGACCGCGAGTCCGAAGCCCCTGCCCGAGAGCCGCCGACGCTCGTGGGTCACGTTCGTCCGCAGGACCGCGTCGCCGTCGACGGCAACTGCGTCGGCATCGAGGACGGGCAGGCCGACGAACAGCGCCCGGTTTCGTGTCGAGACGGGTGGCGGGGTGTGGAGGCGGGCACCGCTCCCGGTGTCGCGGACGGTCCCCCCGGCGACGTAGCGGACCCGGTGGTCGCCGGCGGCGTAGACGAGGCCACCGACCGACCGTTCGACGACCGGTTCGGTGCCGTCGAGGAGCCTGACCGTCCGCTCGACGGTTCGGAGTCGTCCCTCGGCCACGGGGAGGCG includes the following:
- a CDS encoding DUF7263 family protein; amino-acid sequence: MRGQTNLLSLAVALVLLTGATVLGVTFADAALAEADRDPGERHAARATADRLVAADAPTTVRANALDADAVGGLNATHLDDLSPPVAGADVRVAIDGDPVVVRGAPGGGTTVRRSVVVVSRSEETRRVDGLDNGSTIRVPRRVDRVTVDIDPGPNTTIRTVRANDRVVLHDDGGLDMSATTRLSRYEPTTLRVDAGANATGRVAVTYRPVTVEARTLTVTVDA
- a CDS encoding DUF7266 family protein; this translates as MSRDRDRGVTPVVGKGLEAAIVLLYVASLVTTLHGGVLPDYRTAAATEVGDRTLASAAEGVESSVPPPSTAVDVTRTVSLPDTIGRSTYRIRAVNRTLVLDHPDADLGGRVRLALPDRVISVEGSWESDDPARIRVRGGNDRIRVILS
- a CDS encoding DUF7289 family protein produces the protein MTDRGQSAIIGVAVLLAVTVVSITALTVAVGSVVDESATAAESRSVASAMGDALDTERSGPHERRLPVAEGRLRTVERTVRLLDGTEPVVERSVGGLVYAAGDHRVRYVAGGTVRDTGSGARLHTPPPVSTRNRALFVGLPVLDADAVAVDGDAVLRTNVTHERRRLSGRGFGLAVETRTPGVWERRFDAVGATTTRRSFDDDGVPSVVARFPDVEEVYLFVHDLNVEVGG